The following proteins come from a genomic window of Corynebacterium crudilactis:
- a CDS encoding nicotinate phosphoribosyltransferase — protein MNTNPSEFSSNRSTALLTDKYELTMLQAALADGSAERPSTFEVFSRRLPNERRYGVVAGTARVLKAIRDFVFTEEQLEDLDFLDDRTLEYLRNYSFTGQVDGYREGEIYFPQSPLLTVRGTFAECVILETVILSIMNADSAVASAAARMVTAADGRPIIEMGSRRTHEYAAVTASRAAYLAGFSTTSNLEAAYRYGIPASGTSAHAWTLLHINDDGTPNEAAAFKAQIDSLGVDTTLLVDTYDITQGVKTAVEVAGPDLGGVRIDSGDLGVLARKVRKQLDEMNAHNTKIVVSSDLDEFAIAGLRGEPVDVFGVGTSVVTGSGAPTAGLVYKIVEVSGHPVAKRSRNKESYGGGKKAVRTHRASGTAIEEIVYPFNEEAPDTGKLDTLSLTIPLMRDGEIVPGLPTLKDSRDYLAKQLVSLPWEGLALSRDEPVLHTRFVGFPPVV, from the coding sequence GTGAATACCAATCCCTCTGAATTCTCCTCAAATCGTTCTACAGCTCTACTCACTGATAAATATGAGCTGACCATGCTGCAAGCAGCACTTGCAGATGGTTCTGCCGAACGCCCTTCCACTTTTGAGGTCTTTAGCCGTCGCCTACCCAACGAGCGCCGTTATGGCGTCGTGGCCGGAACTGCACGAGTGCTAAAAGCTATCCGTGACTTTGTATTCACTGAAGAACAGTTAGAAGATCTAGATTTCTTAGATGACCGCACCCTCGAGTATTTGCGCAATTACAGCTTCACCGGACAGGTTGATGGTTACCGCGAGGGTGAGATTTATTTCCCGCAATCCCCGCTGCTTACCGTCCGGGGCACTTTTGCAGAATGTGTCATCTTAGAAACAGTCATTCTGTCCATCATGAATGCGGATTCGGCAGTTGCTTCAGCAGCTGCACGCATGGTCACAGCAGCAGATGGCCGTCCAATTATTGAAATGGGCTCCCGCCGAACTCACGAGTACGCTGCAGTTACCGCATCGCGTGCAGCCTACCTCGCTGGTTTTTCTACCACCTCAAACCTTGAAGCAGCGTACCGCTACGGCATCCCAGCCTCAGGAACTTCTGCCCACGCCTGGACGCTGCTCCACATCAACGATGATGGCACTCCCAACGAGGCAGCAGCTTTTAAGGCACAGATCGATTCCCTCGGAGTCGATACCACTTTGCTAGTCGATACCTACGACATCACTCAAGGTGTAAAAACTGCCGTTGAAGTTGCAGGTCCTGATCTAGGTGGCGTGCGCATTGACTCCGGTGATTTGGGCGTTCTGGCACGTAAAGTGCGCAAACAGCTCGATGAGATGAACGCCCACAACACTAAAATTGTGGTCTCGTCCGACTTGGATGAATTTGCTATCGCAGGCCTTCGCGGGGAGCCAGTTGATGTCTTTGGTGTCGGTACATCCGTTGTCACTGGTTCTGGTGCACCTACGGCAGGCTTGGTGTACAAGATCGTGGAAGTTTCAGGCCACCCTGTGGCTAAGCGCTCCCGCAATAAGGAAAGCTACGGCGGTGGAAAGAAAGCAGTACGCACCCATCGCGCATCTGGCACCGCGATCGAAGAGATCGTATACCCCTTCAATGAAGAAGCTCCAGATACCGGCAAGCTCGATACGTTAAGCCTCACCATTCCGTTGATGCGCGATGGAGAGATCGTCCCAGGTTTGCCAACATTGAAGGATTCCCGAGATTACTTGGCTAAGCAATTGGTGTCTTTGCCTTGGGAGGGTCTCGCACTTTCTCGCGATGAGCCAGTGCTGCACACTCGCTTTGTAGGGTTCCCACCAGTGGTCTAA
- a CDS encoding ATP-dependent DNA helicase, producing the protein MSAAESTSESTLETSSEPLNASTEELLAAAVEALGGARRAGQEAMAKAVTKAFDGKRHLAVQAGTGTGKSLAYLVPAIRHAQKTNSTVIVSTATIALQRQLVNRDLPRLVDALEPLMERRPTFAIMKGRSNYLCMNKVARQEELNQEDALIEQEDISWLGKHIVRLNEWANETDTGDRDDLDPGVPDLAWKQVSVTARECIGASRCPHGEECFAEIARGQAKEADVVVTNHALLAIDALADVSVLPEHDVVIIDEAHELDGRITAVASAEITVNALNLAARRASKLDSDKREERLQEIAGDLETLLQTMQPGRWNDMDDSSKGTLVALKDALWALRTQITGAPEGEAANDPERSAERQNLSNHLMEIHDAIVRILEVFAEEDPSKQFDVVWHNHDDRRGDSLNVAPLSVAGLLHEKLFTDNTVVLASATLTIGGNFDAMAASWGLPKGTWDSLDAGTPFDPAKSGILYTAKHLPDPGRDGLPEETLDEIYELITAAGGRTLGLFSSKRAAEQATKAMRLRLPFDVLCQGDDNTAALVKKFSDSENTCLFGTLTLWQGVDVPGRSLSLVLIDRIPFPRPDDPLLQARKEAADAEGRNGFMEVAASHAALLMAQGAGRLLRHVSDRGVVAVLDHRLMTKRYGSFLRSSMPKFWGTTDPSTVRAALKRLVAQ; encoded by the coding sequence ATGTCTGCTGCAGAATCCACCTCAGAATCCACTCTTGAAACATCTTCCGAGCCGTTGAATGCGTCTACGGAAGAGTTACTAGCTGCTGCCGTCGAAGCTTTGGGCGGTGCACGAAGAGCTGGCCAGGAAGCAATGGCTAAGGCTGTGACCAAGGCTTTTGACGGCAAGCGCCACCTCGCTGTTCAAGCTGGCACCGGTACGGGTAAATCTTTGGCATACCTGGTTCCGGCTATTCGGCATGCGCAGAAAACTAATTCCACAGTGATCGTCTCTACCGCTACGATCGCCCTGCAACGTCAGTTAGTAAACCGAGATCTCCCCCGCCTGGTTGATGCTTTAGAACCCTTGATGGAGCGTCGCCCCACTTTCGCAATTATGAAGGGCCGTTCCAATTATTTGTGCATGAACAAGGTGGCACGTCAGGAAGAGCTTAACCAAGAAGACGCACTGATAGAACAAGAAGATATTTCGTGGCTAGGTAAGCACATTGTGCGCCTTAACGAATGGGCTAATGAAACAGATACCGGTGACCGCGATGATCTGGATCCAGGTGTTCCTGATCTCGCCTGGAAACAGGTTAGTGTCACTGCTCGGGAATGCATTGGTGCATCGCGCTGCCCACATGGTGAGGAATGTTTCGCGGAAATTGCTCGTGGCCAAGCTAAAGAAGCTGATGTTGTAGTAACAAACCATGCGTTACTAGCTATCGATGCTTTAGCTGATGTTTCAGTACTGCCTGAACATGATGTGGTGATCATCGATGAGGCGCATGAACTTGATGGTCGCATCACTGCAGTTGCTTCTGCTGAGATCACTGTCAACGCTCTCAACCTTGCGGCTCGCCGTGCGTCTAAATTAGATTCTGATAAGCGTGAAGAACGTCTGCAAGAAATTGCCGGTGATCTAGAAACACTCTTGCAAACAATGCAGCCAGGCCGATGGAACGATATGGATGACAGTTCTAAAGGCACGTTAGTAGCGCTCAAGGATGCGCTGTGGGCGTTACGGACCCAAATTACAGGCGCTCCCGAAGGCGAAGCTGCCAATGATCCAGAACGGTCAGCAGAACGCCAGAACTTAAGTAACCACTTGATGGAAATTCACGATGCCATCGTGCGCATTCTAGAAGTCTTTGCAGAAGAAGACCCTTCCAAACAATTCGACGTGGTGTGGCATAACCACGATGATCGTCGTGGGGATTCCCTTAACGTGGCACCGCTATCGGTAGCGGGACTCTTGCATGAAAAACTCTTCACAGATAACACTGTGGTCCTAGCTAGTGCGACGCTTACCATCGGCGGAAATTTCGACGCCATGGCTGCCAGTTGGGGCTTGCCTAAGGGAACATGGGATTCCCTGGATGCAGGCACTCCTTTTGATCCTGCAAAATCTGGCATTCTATACACCGCGAAGCATCTCCCCGATCCAGGTCGAGATGGGCTGCCAGAGGAAACACTCGATGAAATCTACGAGCTAATTACTGCTGCGGGAGGCCGAACTTTAGGGCTCTTTTCATCAAAACGCGCTGCAGAACAAGCTACCAAAGCAATGCGCCTGCGCTTGCCTTTTGATGTGTTATGCCAAGGCGACGACAACACCGCAGCATTGGTGAAGAAGTTCTCCGACAGTGAAAACACCTGCCTGTTTGGAACTCTCACCTTATGGCAGGGAGTGGACGTTCCAGGACGCTCACTCTCACTGGTGTTGATCGACCGTATTCCATTCCCACGCCCGGATGATCCCCTCTTGCAGGCGCGCAAAGAAGCAGCAGATGCAGAGGGACGGAATGGGTTCATGGAAGTTGCGGCATCTCATGCAGCGCTTCTCATGGCGCAGGGTGCTGGCCGTTTGCTCCGCCACGTTAGTGATCGTGGCGTAGTTGCAGTTCTTGATCATCGTCTGATGACAAAACGCTATGGCAGTTTCCTGCGCTCATCTATGCCCAAATTTTGGGGAACCACCGATCCCTCGACAGTGCGCGCAGCACTCAAGCGATTGGTGGCTCAGTAA
- a CDS encoding aminoacyl-tRNA hydrolase, which translates to MPKDSLFDAHSLLRDRASEGPHSEDPTDPSTVQAMQIALHIPKQNPPRRTDVLEAAARSVVKLCLDERVSADMEFRAALERWYGHLIRKVARRARNAAWERVQELAGVTVEDDAAQVRAFLPSAVIDVPADIKKLQISGTELPLDEPNPIVDDFPIIYIDGSLSMSLGKAAAQVGHASMLLAAHQSFEWIEKWSEADFALHVREVPAAEFKQLLESPGAVPVRDGGFTEVAPNTVTVVAVP; encoded by the coding sequence ATGCCTAAAGATTCGCTTTTCGACGCCCACTCTCTCCTCCGCGATCGCGCGAGCGAGGGGCCGCATAGCGAAGATCCTACGGATCCTTCAACTGTGCAGGCTATGCAAATTGCATTGCATATTCCAAAGCAGAATCCGCCGAGGCGGACGGATGTGTTGGAAGCGGCGGCTAGGAGCGTCGTCAAGCTATGTCTTGATGAGCGAGTCTCAGCAGACATGGAATTTAGAGCGGCGCTGGAGCGCTGGTATGGCCATTTAATTCGCAAGGTCGCGCGTCGCGCACGCAATGCTGCGTGGGAGCGTGTGCAGGAATTAGCTGGTGTCACGGTGGAAGATGATGCTGCGCAAGTGCGAGCTTTCCTGCCTAGTGCTGTGATTGATGTTCCTGCAGATATTAAGAAGCTACAAATTTCTGGCACGGAGCTGCCTTTGGATGAACCAAATCCGATTGTGGATGATTTTCCAATCATCTACATTGATGGCTCTTTGTCTATGTCTTTGGGCAAAGCTGCAGCTCAGGTAGGTCATGCATCCATGTTGCTCGCTGCCCACCAATCTTTTGAGTGGATAGAGAAGTGGTCGGAAGCTGATTTTGCGTTACATGTCCGGGAGGTTCCGGCAGCGGAGTTTAAACAACTGTTGGAAAGTCCCGGTGCAGTTCCGGTTCGTGATGGTGGCTTCACTGAGGTTGCCCCCAATACCGTCACAGTTGTTGCAGTTCCATAA